Proteins from a single region of Rhinatrema bivittatum chromosome 13, aRhiBiv1.1, whole genome shotgun sequence:
- the NDUFS8 gene encoding NADH dehydrogenase [ubiquinone] iron-sulfur protein 8, mitochondrial, giving the protein MAGQSFSPSHMTTTSWAYVTRIAALTPAALPPRRHVQCPRPIAAPVVRFGGFFTLAMSALRILHHVSRARTSACLILARQFSLSVQRASYKYVNMKEEATDLKSITDKAAQTLLWTELFRGLGMTLSYLFREPATINYPFEKGPLSPRFRGEHALRRYPSGEERCIACKLCEAICPAQAITIEAETRADGSRRTTRYDIDMTKCIYCGFCQEACPVDAIVEGPNFEFSTESHEELLYNKEKLLNNGDKWEAEIAANIQADFLYR; this is encoded by the exons ATGGCCGGGCAAAGCTtcagccccagtcacatgacCACAACGTCATGGGCTTACGTAACGCGCATCGCTGCATTAACACCCGCAGCCCTGCCCCCGCGACGTCACGTCCAGTGTCCGCGGCCCATCGCAGCTCCGGTGGTTAG GTTCGGGGGATTCTTCACCCTTGCTATGTCAGCACTGAGGATCCTGCACCATGTTTCCCGAGCAA GGAcatctgcctgcctgatccttgCAAGACAGTTCAGCCTCTCTGTGCAGCGGGCATCATACA AGTACGTGAACATGAAAGAAGAAGCAACGGACCTGAAGTCCATCACTGACAAGGCTGCACAGACGCTGCTCTGGACAGAGCTCTTCCGAG GCCTGGGCATGACCCTGAGTTACTTGTTCCGAGAACCCGCCACCATCAACTACCCTTTTGAGAAGGGTCCCCTGAGCCCGCGGTTCCGTGGCGAGCACGCACTGCGCAGATATCCGTCAGGAGAGGAGCGCTGCATTGCCTGCAAACTCTGCGAAGCCATCTGTCCTGCCCAG GCAATCACAATTGAAGCGGAGACCCGAGCGGATGGCAGCCGTAGAACCACTCGCTATGATATTGACATGACCAAGTGCATTTACTGCGGCTTTTGCCAGGAGGCCTGTCCTGTGGATGCCATTGTGGAG GGCCCCAACTTTGAATTTTCCACCGAGTCCCACGAGGAGCTGCTGTACAACAAGGAGAAGCTGCTTAATAATGGGGACAAGTGGGAGGCTGAGATCGCAGCCAACATCCAGGCTGACTTCCTGTATCGGTGA